In Halapricum desulfuricans, a single window of DNA contains:
- a CDS encoding DUF1028 domain-containing protein gives MTFSICVRERYRDQDGTEQTRFGVAVTTRLPGVGTLCPFASENGAVATQSLVNVELGRKGVEYLDDGLAVEDALESLLNADDGSEQRQLHGVGTDGEFAFSGDECKPWYGHRVGDNYTVAGNLLTGESVIEATATAYEVTSPDDPSTDPDRPLAARLIDALEAGHVEGGDKREELPVQSAALLVRSTEQRAIDPYYDDLRVDATETPIADLRETYEQARRGFEMALERYEDDYESDELDAE, from the coding sequence GTGACGTTCAGTATCTGCGTTCGCGAGCGCTACCGCGATCAGGACGGTACCGAGCAGACCCGGTTCGGCGTCGCGGTCACGACTCGACTCCCCGGCGTCGGGACGCTCTGTCCGTTCGCCAGCGAGAACGGAGCGGTCGCGACCCAGAGTCTCGTCAACGTCGAACTCGGCCGCAAGGGCGTCGAATACCTGGACGACGGACTGGCTGTCGAAGACGCGCTGGAATCGCTGCTCAACGCCGACGACGGGAGCGAGCAGCGTCAGTTGCACGGCGTCGGGACGGACGGGGAGTTCGCGTTCTCCGGGGACGAGTGCAAGCCCTGGTACGGACACCGTGTCGGAGACAACTACACCGTTGCGGGTAACCTCCTGACCGGCGAATCGGTCATCGAAGCGACCGCGACGGCCTACGAGGTCACGTCTCCGGACGATCCGTCCACCGATCCGGATCGTCCACTCGCCGCGCGACTGATCGACGCGCTCGAGGCCGGCCACGTCGAGGGCGGCGACAAGCGCGAGGAACTCCCGGTCCAGAGCGCGGCCTTGCTCGTTCGCTCGACCGAACAGCGAGCGATCGACCCGTACTACGACGACTTGCGGGTCGACGCGACCGAGACGCCGATCGCCGACCTCCGCGAGACCTACGAGCAGGCCAGGCGTGGCTTCGAAATGGCGCTGGAACGATACGAGGACGACTACGAGTCCGACGAACTCGACGCCGAATAG
- the uppS gene encoding polyprenyl diphosphate synthase: MRSLLRGPAMRLYETLLEWEVSGTPDHVAVIQDGNRRYAREQGDDATDGHREGAETTEAVLEWCEELGIEELTLYAFSTENFERPADEREALFDLLERKLREFADADRVHEAGVRIRAIGEIDRLPERVQDAIAYADRRTRSYDQFQLNVALAYGGRAELLNAARGIARDVRDGDLDPGAVDVGTVDRRLYDGPTRDVDLIIRTGGDERTSNFLPWHANGNEAAVYFCAPYWPEFRKVDLLRAIRTYESREVSWRKTRVQRALALIRAIENERGEGGQLLERLRERLPSEQADALSEQADVERFAD, encoded by the coding sequence GTGCGATCGTTGCTTCGTGGACCGGCGATGCGGCTGTACGAGACGCTTCTGGAGTGGGAAGTATCGGGAACGCCGGACCACGTCGCCGTCATTCAGGACGGCAATCGACGGTACGCCCGCGAGCAGGGCGACGACGCCACTGACGGTCACAGAGAGGGTGCCGAGACGACGGAAGCTGTCCTCGAATGGTGCGAGGAACTGGGGATCGAGGAGTTGACGCTGTATGCCTTCTCGACGGAGAACTTCGAGCGGCCAGCCGACGAACGCGAGGCGCTGTTCGATCTCCTCGAGCGGAAGCTCCGGGAGTTCGCGGACGCGGATCGCGTCCACGAGGCAGGTGTCCGGATCCGTGCGATCGGCGAGATCGACCGCTTGCCGGAGCGAGTACAGGACGCGATCGCCTACGCCGACCGGCGAACGCGGTCGTACGACCAGTTCCAGCTCAACGTCGCGCTGGCGTACGGTGGCCGTGCCGAACTGCTGAACGCGGCCCGGGGCATCGCCCGGGACGTGCGCGACGGCGACCTCGATCCCGGTGCCGTTGACGTCGGGACGGTCGATCGCCGCCTGTACGACGGGCCGACCCGCGACGTCGATCTCATCATCCGAACTGGCGGGGACGAGCGGACTTCGAACTTTCTGCCGTGGCACGCCAACGGCAACGAGGCCGCCGTGTACTTCTGTGCCCCCTACTGGCCGGAGTTCCGGAAGGTCGACCTCTTGCGGGCGATCCGAACCTACGAGTCCCGAGAGGTGTCCTGGCGCAAGACCAGGGTCCAGCGTGCGCTCGCGCTGATCAGAGCGATCGAGAACGAACGCGGTGAGGGCGGACAACTTCTCGAACGCCTTCGCGAGCGACTCCCCAGCGAGCAGGCCGACGCGCTATCCGAGCAGGCCGACGTCGAACGGTTCGCGGACTGA
- a CDS encoding DUF5778 family protein has translation MAEEIIDEELYEQAENLLEPGEIELNGLIVHTDFGRDKEAELNQATIEIGDIIAEHAAPDEETFVYSGTDDPEFGLNQHQGLTLEDEEFVWECQQLLREGTFRIVFYYEADADQEAILDAVSAAGYTVVGVEGPHAA, from the coding sequence ATGGCCGAAGAGATCATCGACGAGGAACTGTACGAACAGGCCGAGAACCTGCTCGAACCGGGCGAGATCGAGCTCAACGGTCTGATCGTCCACACCGATTTCGGTCGCGACAAGGAGGCGGAACTGAACCAGGCGACAATCGAAATCGGTGACATCATCGCCGAGCATGCCGCGCCGGACGAGGAGACGTTCGTCTACTCGGGCACCGACGACCCGGAGTTCGGCCTCAACCAGCACCAGGGACTGACGCTCGAAGACGAGGAGTTCGTCTGGGAGTGCCAGCAACTCCTCCGCGAGGGGACGTTTCGGATCGTCTTCTACTACGAAGCCGACGCCGACCAGGAGGCGATCCTCGATGCTGTCTCGGCGGCCGGCTACACGGTCGTCGGCGTCGAAGGTCCACACGCTGCGTGA
- the hemA gene encoding glutamyl-tRNA reductase yields MTRATGVITGMSVSHRQADVREIESAAATDQHAVVDCLLEEEAVAEAFALQTCNRVEAYVVTDSADAGRAVLEEYAAEIPDSVIEWLDHEASLRHLMRVAAGLESLVIGEDQIIGQVRDAFEDARTAGGIGPVLESAITKAIHVGERARSETAINDGVVSVGSAAVELAAAEHDIDGATATVIGAGEMATLSAKALDARTDVDQLFVVNRTVEHAERVLDSVSVDGDSLDMSDLEQAVTTADIVISATGTTEPVVDSALLADAGETIVLDLARPRDVPERVGQLSGVTRYDLDALKSVTEETRAQRRDAALEVEQLIEKAFEELLTQYKRKRADEVISAMYEGAERHKAAELQKAFAKLDLDEGEREVVESMADAIVNKLLAPPTSSLRDAAEDDDWSTINTALRLFDPSLEGETPPIEEFVTDAPGSETDREIVQDRFDD; encoded by the coding sequence GTGACACGGGCAACAGGCGTCATCACCGGGATGAGCGTTTCCCACCGTCAGGCGGACGTCCGCGAGATCGAGTCGGCAGCGGCGACAGACCAGCACGCCGTGGTCGACTGTCTGCTCGAAGAGGAGGCCGTCGCGGAGGCGTTCGCACTACAGACGTGCAACCGTGTCGAGGCCTACGTGGTGACTGACAGCGCCGACGCCGGTCGGGCCGTTCTGGAGGAGTATGCCGCCGAGATCCCCGACTCGGTGATCGAGTGGCTCGACCACGAGGCGAGCCTCCGGCACCTGATGCGCGTGGCGGCCGGGCTGGAGTCGCTCGTCATCGGCGAGGACCAGATCATCGGACAGGTCAGAGACGCCTTCGAGGACGCCCGAACCGCCGGAGGTATCGGACCGGTACTTGAGTCCGCGATCACCAAGGCGATCCACGTCGGCGAGCGCGCGCGTTCGGAGACGGCGATCAACGACGGCGTCGTCTCGGTCGGTAGCGCCGCCGTCGAACTGGCCGCCGCCGAGCACGACATCGATGGAGCGACCGCTACAGTGATCGGTGCCGGCGAGATGGCGACGCTCTCGGCGAAGGCCCTCGACGCCAGAACCGACGTCGATCAACTGTTCGTGGTGAATCGGACGGTCGAACACGCCGAACGCGTCCTCGATAGTGTCTCAGTCGACGGTGACTCGCTCGATATGAGCGACCTCGAGCAGGCGGTGACGACCGCGGATATCGTCATTTCGGCGACGGGGACGACCGAACCAGTCGTCGATTCGGCATTGCTGGCCGATGCGGGCGAGACCATCGTGCTCGATCTCGCTCGCCCGCGAGACGTTCCCGAACGGGTCGGCCAGTTATCCGGCGTGACGCGGTACGATCTGGACGCGCTGAAGTCGGTCACCGAGGAGACGCGCGCTCAGCGCCGCGACGCCGCGCTCGAGGTCGAACAGTTGATCGAGAAGGCGTTCGAAGAACTGCTCACCCAGTACAAGCGCAAGCGAGCGGACGAGGTCATCTCCGCCATGTACGAAGGAGCGGAGCGTCACAAAGCCGCCGAGCTACAGAAGGCGTTCGCGAAACTCGATCTCGACGAGGGAGAGCGCGAAGTCGTCGAATCGATGGCGGACGCGATCGTCAACAAGTTACTCGCCCCGCCGACGAGCAGTCTTCGGGACGCGGCCGAAGACGACGACTGGTCGACGATCAACACCGCCCTGCGACTGTTCGATCCCTCTCTCGAGGGCGAAACGCCGCCGATCGAGGAGTTCGTGACGGACGCGCCGGGGTCGGAGACGGACCGCG